From Chryseobacterium shandongense, the proteins below share one genomic window:
- a CDS encoding DUF4391 domain-containing protein → MNWKEIFKLPENCTLNIPITKVSLKEQDGITLTDAKLLDGSDVQSIRIFGIVSKGNANIPEAVDDSQSFVEVYFIAVSLRTDVYEKNYKPVARLIHKLIPHNCVVIIQSEDELLSHMSLSTKAINKNDQRFRVISDELFSVLINETQTDFLEALSFANANTINLRSFYEYYLQVIKNYNLIDLTKEFKIRTYEMTEELLTINESVENYQSQINLQQKQLKSVTQMSEKVRINSEIHDLKQKIDELKAKIEYGKD, encoded by the coding sequence ATGAATTGGAAAGAAATTTTTAAGTTACCTGAAAATTGTACACTGAATATTCCCATCACTAAAGTTTCCCTAAAAGAGCAAGATGGAATTACTCTGACTGACGCCAAACTTTTGGATGGTTCAGATGTTCAAAGTATCCGAATTTTTGGAATTGTGAGTAAAGGGAACGCCAATATTCCTGAGGCTGTTGATGACTCTCAATCTTTCGTGGAAGTCTATTTTATTGCTGTCAGTTTACGAACAGATGTTTATGAAAAAAATTACAAACCGGTTGCTCGATTGATACATAAACTGATTCCTCATAATTGTGTTGTAATTATACAATCTGAAGATGAATTACTTTCTCACATGAGTTTATCTACGAAAGCCATAAATAAAAATGACCAAAGGTTTAGAGTAATTTCAGATGAATTGTTTTCCGTTTTGATTAACGAAACACAAACAGATTTTCTTGAAGCCTTATCCTTTGCAAATGCCAATACTATCAATCTTAGATCATTTTATGAATACTATTTACAAGTCATCAAAAATTACAACCTGATAGATTTGACTAAAGAGTTCAAAATAAGAACGTATGAAATGACAGAGGAGTTACTAACCATTAATGAATCTGTTGAAAACTATCAATCGCAAATTAACCTCCAACAAAAACAACTGAAATCGGTCACTCAAATGAGTGAAAAAGTCAGGATAAATTCCGAAATTCACGACCTCAAACAAAAAATAGACGAACTAAAAGCTAAGATAGAATATGGAAAAGATTAA